Part of the Polyangiaceae bacterium genome, ATGCCGCGTGCCGCACGGAAAAAGCTGCGGCGGCAGCTGCGCCTCTTTCCCTACCCCATGACAGCGGTGTCACGGGACCGCCGGCGGCGGCCTACTTGAGCGAGACGCTGCGGACGACGAAGTTGCTGGCCTGATCGTAGACGCGGACGCTGACCAACGCTGCCCCCTGCGGCGCGAAGCTCGAGATGTCCGCCTCGAAGTCCTCGCTCTGCTCGTCGAAGATGCCGTCCTTCGGCTCGAAGGGGTACCACTCGTCGGACCCGGCCACGCTGATCTCGATGCGCTTGATGGGACCGACGCCGTCGATGGCGCGACCCTTGACCCGCCGTCCGGTGACGGCCAGACCTTCGATGCGCGGCGGAGTGTTGTCCACCAAGACGACGCCGCTCTCCAGCGTGTGCTTGCGCACGCGCCCGGGCGGGTTCGACAGCTCGTCGCTGGCGGTGACCCGCACGCGATACTCGCCTTCCGGCAGATCCGACGTTTCCCACGAGTAGCTCTCGCTGGTGAGCTTCTCCTTGGGTTTGAGCAGGTCGTACCAGGTCGTGGTCCCGACGAGCCGGTACTCGACCTTGTAGCGCAGCTTGTCCTTGTCCGGGTTGTCCACCTTCCAGGACAGCGAAACCTTGCTGCTGGCGCTGCCGTCCACCGGACCGCCGGACTGCGGCACGCTCTCGCCGCCTTTGTCCGACGACTTGGTGCCGGCGTCCACGCTGGTGATGACGGCACGCAGGTTGTCGGTGACGAACGGGATGCTCAGCTCCGACAGCACCGCACCGGCGTCCTTGTTCCAGCGGGCGCGCACCTGGAGGTAGCGCGCGGTGGGCGCGTCCACCGGCCCGGGCGCTCCGAGGCCCTTGCCCCAGGCGCTCCAGGTGTCGTCCGGCTCCTTGGTGTTCCCGCTGCGGGTGGAGACCTCGATCGCCCCGGTGGTGACCCAGCTCATCCTGCCCCACTTGGCGCGGATCCCGGCGTCGAGCACCTTGCTGGTCCAGACGCTGTCGGTGCCGCCGACGCCGCGCACCGGGTGAAACACGGCCGGATCGCTCGCAGCCACGAACTTGTTCTTACCGGAGAGCGCCAGCGCGCCGATCATCCGCTCCTCGGTGTCGGCGACCAGCACCGAGTTGTGGGCGTCGTCCACGGTGTAGACGCGCCCCTCGGCGCCCGTGCCGACGTAGGGCTTGCCGTCGTCGCCCAGCGCCAGGCTGGTGAAGTGCTCTTCCTTCTCGTCGAGCAGGATGTCCGGGGTGCCGTCGGCCTCGAAGCTCACCAGCACGCCCTTGCCGCGAGTCTTCGGCGGCTTGGCGGTGGGCCCGGCCGCCTCGGGGGTCGGCTGTGAGCGCCGCGGAGGCGCGTAAGCGCCCGACTGGATCTCGTTCGCGATGGCGTAGACCTCGCCCTTCGCGCTCACGCTGATCGCCCTGACCTCCGTGCGTCCGAAGTCGTGCATGACGCTGCCGCGGCCGGGCCCGGTGATCTTGTAGAGCTTCGCCTTGTCGCTGGCGCCGGCGTAGACCGTGCCGTCCGGGGCCACCGCAACGCTCATCAAGTGCTGCTCGGCCGCGTCGAAGTAGACCTGCGCCGTGCCGGTCTGATCGACGCGGTAGAGCTTGCCCTCGGGGCCGGTGGCGGCGAAGACGCTGTTCGACTTCTTGTCGAAGGCCACGCTCCAGATGTGCTCCACGCCCTTGATGCTGACCAGGTCGGTGACCTTGCCGCGGTCGAGCTTCATCAGCTTGCCGTCGGGCATCGTGCCCATGACCACCGTGCCGCCCCAGGCCTCCACCAGCGAGGTGATGACCAAGGCCTTGGTCTCGGCCACGGTGCTGACCTTGCCGGCCTTGAGGCGGAGCAGCTTGCCCTCGTTGCCGGTGCCGAGCAGGAAGCCGCCGTCTTTCTCGGGCAGCACCGCCCAGATCGCCGAGGCCTCCGTCACGGCGCTCGCGCCCAGGGAGAGACCCGCGCGGACCTTGCCGCTCGAGTCGATGGCAACTCCCTTCAGGTCCCCGCCCTTGAAATCCTCGCCCTTGTCGAGCTGGAAGGTGCGCGTTCCCACGGCAGCGGCGCCTGACGCCGACAGCAGCGCGCCGGCGCACATGCAAAACGCCGTGAGTCGGCGAGCGGTGTTCTTTGCCCAAGGATTCATCTGAAAAGCCACGGCCGTGTCCTTACCTTCCATCGTGTTTCACGGGTCTTCGGAGCAGCAATCTCAGCGCAAGATCGGTTTGACGACGACGTCCACGCGGTCCTGCCCGACCATGAACTCGCCCAGCGGAATCACCGTCCGGGTCTCGGAGCGGAACGAGTCGGGAGCGACCGAGGTGGTCGTGGGCCGGATGGCGTCCAGCGCGCCGGGGGGCAGGTGCTTGGCGACGCGACCCCTGTAAGCGACCGCGCCGTCCTGATCCTGGTACGAGACCACGATGCTCTTCACCGGGAAGAGCGGGTTCTGGAGGTTGCTCACCAGCTCCGGGACGTTCTCCGGATCCGCGAGCTCCTTGCGCTGGAGGTAGCCGGGCCCGATCTCCAGCGAGACGGTCCGACCGGCCAGGTGCTTGCCGAGCGGCACGCTGACGACCTTCGTGATCGGCTTGCCCGTGTAGGGGACGAGGGTCAGCTTGATGCGCGCGCTCTCGCCGGCGTCCACCTCGGGATCGAGGAGCTCGGCGCCGCGCAAGCGCAGGATCTCGCGCGCGTACTTGAGCTCGATCTCCATCTCCGCGCCTTCGATGATCACCGGCTCCCAGGTGTTGTTGAGCAAGCTGCCCACCGCGCGGGACAGGTTCGAGCGGATGAACTCGCCGGGGTCGGGCGTGCCGCCGATGCTCACGCCGAAGTCTTCGAGGGCGATGGTCCCGTGACCCTTCACGCGGAGCTTGCTCTTCGCGGTCCAGCTCACGTCCTGCTTCTCGTTCGCCGTCGCTTGCAGCGCGCTGCCGAGCGAGATGGCCAGGAACGCCGGGGTCATGAACTTCTCGTGCGCGACCTCGAAATTCCACTCCTGGTCGGGCGCGCCGGGGACGCCCTTGATCTTCATCTTGACCGGGATGACCGGGGCCTTGGCCGAGTGCGAGACCACGATGCTGGCCTGGCGGTCGGCGACCAGCGCCCCCACTGGCCGCACCGGCATGCCGATCTTGAACGAGCGCATGTCGCTGGCGAGGAACCACAGCACGCGGCCGATGGCGGTGGGCAGCGCGGTAACCCCGGACTCCATCATCGGGTGCCCGAACGCCACGAGCTTGTCGCCCTCGACGCGCGTCACCGTGCCGAGCCCCTGCGCGCTCATGTCGCCGCGGATCAGCTCGACGCCGATGGCACCGCCGTCCACGTATTTGGTCGGCGCGTCCTTCTCGATCTCACCCCCGCCGCCGGCTTGCAGCGGCTCGAGCCCCAGCGGCGAGAGCAGCTCCTTGGCGAGCTCGACGGCTCCGCTGGTCATGCCGCCGATCATGATCGGCGTCGAGACCGGCGTGGCCGAGCCCGAGCCACCGTGGGCCTTCTGCTGGCGCTTCGCCATCTGCTTGGCGTGCGCGCCCACGTCGTAGTCGGCGAGGCTGCCGGCAAAGCGGTTCTGGCTCGACCCGCGGGAGGCGTGCTTCTGCTTGGCTTTGTCGGCGCGCGGCAGCGCGTGGATCGGCCAGCCGTCGATGGTCTTCGGCAGCGGTCGCTCCATCTCGTCGAGCATGTTGCGGATCGGCGTCACGCCGGCGACCGGCTCCTTGCCGAAGGTCCAGCCGTAGGCGTAGGCGCCGATCATTTTGCCGTTGACGTAGATGGGGCTGCCGCTCATGCCGGCGACGACCTTGACCACCTCGAGGCGGGGGTGCTTGGTCTTGACCAGGATCAGCTCCTGCCGGGGCCGGAAGTTCTTCAGCACGTCGATCACCTCGACGTCGAACTTCTCGGGCTTGGTGCCCTCGAACACGGTGAGGCCGTAGCCCTTCATGCCGGGCTTGATGTCCTTCACCGGCATCACGTCGGCACGGGTCGCGGTGCCCTCGGCCTGGGCGCTCCTGAGGACCGGGAGCGGTGCCAGGAGCCCGAACAGCGCCGAACAAGCTAGCAAGGTGGTGAAACGCACGGTGGGGCAGTCTAGCAGGGGACCGAGCGGGGGTTCCGAAAAGACGCGCCCCGGAAAATCTCGGGAAACATGGGGCCGCGGGGGATTTCGGCTAGGCTCGAAAGGGTCGTGGACGCCGTGGTCCTGATCGCGCTCGTGGTCTCCTTCGCCGCCCTGGTGACGGCGCACGTCGCCCTGGCGTTCGGGCTGGCGCTCGCCCGGCCGCGCTGGCGGGGCCCGGTCGCGTTCCTGGTCCCGCCGCTGGCGCCCTACTGGGGAATGGAGGCCGGGATGAAGCGCCGGGCCGCGATCTGGGTCACCGCGCTGGTGATCTACGCGCTGGCGCGCATCGTCGCGGAGCTGTGATGGAAGCGCTGGTCGCGGAGTTCGTCGCCTTCGTCCGCTCGCGCGCCATGCCGGAGCCCTTCGTGGCGGCCTACCAGCAGATCGCACGGCAGTTCTTGGCCGCCTTCCCAGGGGTTCCGCCCGAGCACTTCGGCGTCGAAGAGGTGGACGCTTTCTTGCGCCGCGCCGAGCAGACCGGCGCCAGCGAGCAGCAGCTCAAGAACGCCCGCACCGCCACCGAGGCCCTGGTCTGGTACATGAAGAACCGAGCGCGGCCGTCGCTCCAGCCGCCGCCGGCGGCTGGCCCGCCGACGCGAACCGAGGAGCGCGTGTCGTTCATCCGCGACGTCCAGGTCGCGGACCTGGGCGCCTGCCGCAGCTCCGATCTGAGCTCCCGCGGCATCTTCATCGAGACGCTGGCGACCCTGAACGTCGGCGACGAGCTCGAGCTGTCGTTTCGCCTGGAGCACGAGGACCCTCCGGTCACGCTCTCGGCCCGCGTCGTGTACGCGCACCCGATGGGCGCGGGGCTGGCGTTTCGGCAGGTCGAGCCGCAGGTCCAGAGCCGCATCGACCGCTACCTGGCCATGGCGCGGGGCGGCGACTGAGCCGGTGCCGGCGGCGCGCATTGCCGTGCAGTCTCGGCGCGAGCTAGCCTCCGGCCGCATGCCAGAGGGTCCCGAGGGGAATCGCCGGGCGCTCGCCCCGGCGGACGTCGCGCGCAC contains:
- a CDS encoding fibronectin type III domain-containing protein; translation: MAFQMNPWAKNTARRLTAFCMCAGALLSASGAAAVGTRTFQLDKGEDFKGGDLKGVAIDSSGKVRAGLSLGASAVTEASAIWAVLPEKDGGFLLGTGNEGKLLRLKAGKVSTVAETKALVITSLVEAWGGTVVMGTMPDGKLMKLDRGKVTDLVSIKGVEHIWSVAFDKKSNSVFAATGPEGKLYRVDQTGTAQVYFDAAEQHLMSVAVAPDGTVYAGASDKAKLYKITGPGRGSVMHDFGRTEVRAISVSAKGEVYAIANEIQSGAYAPPRRSQPTPEAAGPTAKPPKTRGKGVLVSFEADGTPDILLDEKEEHFTSLALGDDGKPYVGTGAEGRVYTVDDAHNSVLVADTEERMIGALALSGKNKFVAASDPAVFHPVRGVGGTDSVWTSKVLDAGIRAKWGRMSWVTTGAIEVSTRSGNTKEPDDTWSAWGKGLGAPGPVDAPTARYLQVRARWNKDAGAVLSELSIPFVTDNLRAVITSVDAGTKSSDKGGESVPQSGGPVDGSASSKVSLSWKVDNPDKDKLRYKVEYRLVGTTTWYDLLKPKEKLTSESYSWETSDLPEGEYRVRVTASDELSNPPGRVRKHTLESGVVLVDNTPPRIEGLAVTGRRVKGRAIDGVGPIKRIEISVAGSDEWYPFEPKDGIFDEQSEDFEADISSFAPQGAALVSVRVYDQASNFVVRSVSLK
- a CDS encoding PilZ domain-containing protein — translated: MEALVAEFVAFVRSRAMPEPFVAAYQQIARQFLAAFPGVPPEHFGVEEVDAFLRRAEQTGASEQQLKNARTATEALVWYMKNRARPSLQPPPAAGPPTRTEERVSFIRDVQVADLGACRSSDLSSRGIFIETLATLNVGDELELSFRLEHEDPPVTLSARVVYAHPMGAGLAFRQVEPQVQSRIDRYLAMARGGD